Proteins from one Mercurialis annua linkage group LG7, ddMerAnnu1.2, whole genome shotgun sequence genomic window:
- the LOC126655803 gene encoding cell division control protein 48 homolog C — MGAGARKRTGGGGGGGGGAGRNQRILKYHVDSCRKRCATAEDIVHHLRNNHSMYSRMKLRTLTLLVNQILSSSSSTSSPSSRKHHQFKLSSSSEEEEDEEEDEGNFVNSSKKRQRIDDKERKLMQIETAHLNKRNQRSASSESESESESESSAPSSTSEDGIYAEKVEPEFDLMRSMLRDSYTGTDLKQKPQSKDREKHKDLDVEMDIATTPKTASKIDIVNSLKGDNEGKGKGKSLTSGGGGGDLAVKSGGDGPRFRDLGGMREVLEELEMEVFLPLYHPHVPRRLGVNPIGGILLHGPPGCGKTKLAHAVANETGVPFYKISATEVVSGVSGASEENIRELFSKAYKTAPSIVFIDEIDAIASKRESLQREMERRIVTQLMTCMDEFHRLVQPDSLNSDSESTNQNPGYVLVIGATNRPDAIDPALRRPGRFDREIRLGVPDENARVEILSVLTKKCTLEGSLDLLQIARSTPGFVGADLDALVDKAGNLAMRRILAQRKSELTEEYMDNKHREDWWKIPWLPEEIDKLAITMADFEEAAKLVQPSSRREGFSTVPNVKWEDVGGLHSIRNEFDLHIVRRIKFPEDYQKFGVNLETGILLYGPPGCGKTLIAKAVANEAGANFIHIKGPELLNKYVGESELAVRTLFSRARTCSPCVLFFDEVDALTTKRGKEGGWVVERLLNQLLIELDGADQRPGVFIVGATNRPEVMDPAVLRPGRFGKLLYVPLPSSEDRGLILKALAKGKPIDPDVDLSAIGKMKDCENLSGADLKKLMDEAAMAALVEAKSGCSDKIPSTIKAAHFEEALSKMSPSVSHKQVHYYKVWSESFKS, encoded by the exons ATGGGAGCAGGAGCAAGAAAAAGAactggcggcggcggcggcggaggAGGAGGAGCTGGAAGAAATCAAAGGATACTTAAATATCACGTGGACTCCTGCCGGAAGAGATGCGCCACCGCCGAAGACATAGTTCACCACCTCCGCAACAATCACTCTATGTACAGCCGCATGAAACTCCGTACCTTAACACTACTCGTCAATCAAATTCTCAGCTCTTCCTCTTCTACTTCTTCACCATCATCTCGAAAGCATCATCAATTTAAACTATCTTCTTCCTCCGAAGAAGAGGAGGATGAGGAGGAGGATGAGGGTAATTTCGTCAATTCAAGCAAAAAGCGGCAGCGTATTGATGATAAGGAACGGAAATTGATGCAAATTGAGACTGCTCATTTGAATAAAAGGAATCAGCGATCAGCATCGTCTGAGTCTGAGTCCGAGTCCGAGTCGGAATCATCAGCGCCTTCTTCGACATCAGAGGACGGGATTTATGCTGAGAAAGTGGAGCCAGAGTTTGATTTAATGCGGTCGATGCTACGAGACAGTTACACAGGCACAGATTTGAAgcaaaaaccacaaagtaaagaCAGAGAGAAGCATAAGGATTTAGATGTTGAAATGGATATTGCAACTACTCCAAAAACAGCTAGTAAAATCGACATTGTTAATTCATTAAAAGGCGATAATGAAGGGAAGGGGAAAGGGAAGAGCTTGACtagtggcggcggcggcggcgactTGGCGGTGAAGAGTGGTGGTGATGGGCCTAGGTTTAGGGATTTAGGAGGGATGAGAGAGGTATTGGAGGAATTGGAGATGGAAGTGTTTTTGCCATTGTATCATCCTCATGTGCCGCGGCGGCTTGGTGTTAATCCAATTGGAGGCATTTTGTTACATGGACCTCCTGGTTGTGGCAAGACTAAGTTAGCTCATGCTGTTGCTAATGAGACTGGTGTTCCCTTTTACAAGATTTCGGCTACTGAGGTCGTTTCTGGAGTTTCGG GTGCCTCAGAGGAAAATATCCGAGAGCTCTTCTCCAAAGCGTACAAGACTGCACCATcaatcgttttcattgatgagaTTGATGCAATTGCTTCAAAGAGAGAAAGTCTACAAAGGGAGATGGAGCGAAGGATTGTGACGCAGTTGATGACTTGCATGGATGAATTTCATAGGCTTGTACAGCCAGATAGCTTAAATTCAGATTCAGAAAGCACCAATCAAAACCCTGGATATGTTCTCGTAATTGGAGCTACTAATAGGCCTGATGCTATTGACCCCGCATTAAGGAGACCGGGAAGATTTGATCGTGAGATTAGGTTAGGTGTGCCTGATGAGAATGCTAGGGTTGAGATTCTTTCAGTGCTCACCAAAAAGTGTACTCTTGAGGGCTCTCTTGATCTCTTGCAGATAGCTAGGTCTACACCAGGTTTTGTTGGAGCTGATTTGGATGCTCTGGTTGACAAGGCTGGTAATCTTGCCATGAGGAGAATCCTTGCTCAGAGAAAATCTGAACTTACAGAAGAATATATGGATAACAAACACAGAGAAGATTGGTGGAAGATACCTTGGTTGCCTGAGGAGATTGACAAGCTTGCCATTACAATGGCCGACTTTGAG GAAGCAGCTAAATTGGTCCAACCTTCTTCAAGAAGAGAAGGATTCTCTACTGTTCCTAATGTCAAGTGGGAGGATGTTGGTGGGCTTCATTCTATAAGGAACGAGTTTGACCTTCATATTGTTAGGCGCATAAAATTTCCTGAGGATTATCAG AAATTTGGCGTGAATTTGGAGACGGGAATTTTACTGTATGGCCCTCCAGGCTGTGGTAAAACTCTGATTGCTAAGGCTGTTGCTAATGAAGCAGGAGCCAATTTCATTCATATCAAG GGTCCCGAGCTTCTGAATAAATATGTTGGAGAAAGCGAACTGGCAGTTAGGACATTATTTAGTCGTGCAAGGACATGTTCGCCATGTGTGCTTTTCTTTGATGAG GTGGATGCTTTGACAACAAAGCGCGGGAAGGAAGGCGGATGGGTAGTTGAGCGGTTGCTAAATCAG TTACTTATAGAGTTAGATGGTGCAGATCAGCGGCCAGGTGTGTTTATCGTCGGTGCCACAAACAG ACCTGAGGTAATGGACCCTGCTGTCCTACGGCCTGGTAGGTTCGGCAAACTTCTGTATGTTCCTCTTCCCAGTTCAGAAGATCGTGGATTGATCCTAAAAGCGCTTGCAAAGGGAAAACCAATTGATCCTGATGTGGATTTGAGTGCAATTGGGAAGATGAAGGATTGTGAAAATTTAAGTGGGGCCGATCTTAAAAAGCTG ATGGATGAAGCTGCAATGGCAGCATTAGTTGAGGCAAAAAGTGGTTGCTCAGACAAAATCCCAAGCACAATCAAGGCGGCTCATTTTGAGGAAGCATTGAGTAAAATGTCTCCATCTGTTTCACATAAG CAAGTACACTATTACAAGGTTTGGTCAGAGAGCttcaaaagttaa